A single region of the Merismopedia glauca CCAP 1448/3 genome encodes:
- a CDS encoding CAP domain-containing protein — translation MNKIFLPAIAFSSVLLATGSLSTVAQAKTRMGDSIISTTPIYLTQSTSLSIAALEQKTLVQINQYRAGRGLPPLTSNATIRQQARLHSQNMANGTVPFGHQGFQQRLQAIARVIPLMAMAENVAYNSGYSDPVTTAVQGWLKSPGHKVNIEGNYNLTGIGVAKSRTGAYYFTQIFLRRR, via the coding sequence ATGAATAAAATCTTCCTCCCAGCAATAGCATTCAGTTCAGTTTTACTAGCAACTGGATCGCTGTCAACCGTAGCTCAAGCCAAAACTCGAATGGGTGATAGTATAATATCTACTACGCCGATTTATCTGACTCAATCTACCAGTCTTTCGATCGCGGCTTTAGAGCAAAAAACTCTAGTTCAGATCAATCAGTATCGCGCAGGACGTGGCTTACCACCACTGACTTCCAATGCTACTATTCGTCAGCAAGCACGTCTTCACAGCCAGAATATGGCAAATGGTACTGTACCATTTGGTCACCAAGGTTTTCAACAACGCCTACAAGCGATCGCCAGAGTTATTCCTCTAATGGCAATGGCGGAAAATGTGGCTTACAATTCAGGTTATAGCGATCCAGTGACTACTGCTGTTCAAGGTTGGCTCAAAAGCCCAGGACACAAGGTTAACATTGAAGGCAATTATAACTTGACCGGAATTGGCGTTGCTAAAAGCCGTACAGGTGCTTATTACTTTACCCAAATTTTCCTGCGTCGTCGGTAA
- a CDS encoding TMEM165/GDT1 family protein, whose product MLEAFTAGLLLITVSELGDKTFFIAMILAMRHPFKLVFPAVTAALAVMTVLSVCLGQLLKFFPPEYTHYTVIGLFLVFGIKLLYDASKMPNTPNITAIKEAELAVEECEEKAIHKKGKSWSILLESFVLTFLAEWGDRTQITTIGLAASQNALGVTTGAILGHAICAFIAVVGGRLVAGKISEKLVTAIGGVLFLVFAVVSIATGQNA is encoded by the coding sequence TTGTTAGAAGCTTTCACTGCTGGATTGCTACTCATTACTGTTTCGGAACTAGGGGATAAAACCTTCTTTATTGCCATGATTTTGGCAATGCGTCATCCCTTCAAGCTAGTCTTTCCAGCAGTTACAGCAGCTTTAGCCGTGATGACTGTTTTATCGGTTTGTCTGGGACAATTACTCAAGTTTTTTCCTCCTGAGTATACTCATTATACAGTCATAGGCTTATTTCTAGTATTTGGAATCAAGCTTTTATATGATGCTAGTAAAATGCCTAACACTCCCAATATTACAGCAATTAAAGAAGCTGAATTAGCTGTGGAAGAATGTGAAGAAAAAGCAATTCATAAAAAAGGGAAAAGTTGGTCGATTTTGCTAGAAAGTTTTGTGCTGACATTTCTAGCTGAATGGGGCGATCGCACTCAAATTACTACTATTGGTCTGGCTGCATCTCAAAATGCATTGGGAGTAACTACAGGTGCAATTTTAGGTCATGCTATCTGTGCTTTTATTGCTGTAGTTGGAGGGCGCTTAGTGGCTGGGAAAATTTCGGAAAAGTTAGTCACGGCGATCGGAGGTGTATTATTTCTGGTATTTGCTGTAGTCAGTATCGCCACGGGACAAAATGCCTAA
- a CDS encoding tetratricopeptide repeat-containing S1 family peptidase, whose protein sequence is MRFSHPISTLLIGASIAIVKTQVAVALSPQQIRQIAQNITVQIQGEDGTWGSGTIIKRDRENYYVLTSFHVVDKPTNYTIFTADKQSYLINNNSIQQGSSADIALVKFSSHKIYKTAKVGNSDLLITSTPIYIAGFTKSKLGFQLLFRAGEVIANSNKSYDYGLIYTNNSRSGMSGGGVFNRDGELVAVQGWGEANQFYDRAETVITGNARGITINTFLKLGLVDLKVVFPTQDLAIASKADDFYLLGLKKQKHRDYRGAIAAYDQAIRLNDKYTYAYYKRGDAYYEQGKYRNSLSDFSQAIKFGLKHVDIYNYRGLTRYKLSDNQGAISDYTAALSLDPKYHYAYANRGDIHYKLKQYQSAIQDYTTAINLNPESKQLYIDRADAFYELGKIDLAIRDWQIYRKQLPRDGNASLDLAIAVSLYFKGKKAEGIALGTLALQKRNDLADFNKIKSLGWGDRLLLDTQKFFQDPKMQAAIAKIKNPV, encoded by the coding sequence ATGAGATTTTCTCATCCTATTTCAACTTTACTAATTGGTGCATCAATTGCTATTGTAAAAACTCAAGTTGCTGTAGCTTTATCTCCCCAGCAAATCAGGCAAATTGCCCAAAATATCACCGTGCAAATTCAGGGTGAAGATGGTACTTGGGGTTCGGGAACAATTATTAAAAGAGATCGAGAAAATTACTATGTACTTACCAGTTTTCATGTAGTTGATAAGCCAACTAATTACACAATCTTTACTGCTGATAAACAGAGTTATTTAATTAATAATAATTCTATTCAACAAGGTAGTTCAGCAGACATAGCATTAGTGAAATTTAGTAGCCACAAAATTTACAAAACCGCTAAGGTTGGTAACTCAGATTTATTAATAACAAGTACTCCAATATATATAGCTGGATTTACTAAAAGTAAGCTGGGGTTTCAACTGTTATTTCGTGCGGGTGAGGTAATTGCTAATAGTAATAAATCCTACGACTATGGATTAATTTATACTAATAATAGTCGTTCGGGTATGAGTGGAGGAGGAGTGTTTAATCGAGACGGTGAGTTAGTTGCAGTTCAGGGTTGGGGGGAAGCTAATCAATTTTACGATCGCGCTGAAACTGTAATTACAGGTAATGCGCGGGGAATTACAATTAACACATTTTTGAAGCTGGGATTAGTCGATTTAAAAGTAGTTTTTCCGACTCAAGATTTAGCGATCGCCTCTAAAGCAGATGACTTCTATTTGCTCGGTTTAAAGAAACAAAAACACAGAGATTATCGAGGGGCGATCGCTGCTTACGATCAGGCTATTCGGCTTAACGATAAGTATACTTATGCATATTATAAGCGGGGCGATGCTTACTACGAGCAAGGAAAATATAGAAATAGTTTAAGTGATTTTAGTCAGGCAATTAAATTCGGTCTGAAGCACGTTGATATATACAACTATCGAGGTTTGACTCGTTATAAATTGTCAGACAATCAAGGAGCGATTAGTGACTATACAGCCGCACTTTCTTTAGATCCCAAATATCATTATGCTTATGCTAATCGGGGCGATATTCACTATAAATTGAAACAGTATCAATCAGCTATTCAAGACTATACAACAGCTATCAATTTGAACCCTGAGAGTAAACAATTATATATCGATCGCGCTGACGCATTTTATGAACTAGGGAAAATAGATCTAGCGATTCGTGATTGGCAAATCTATAGAAAACAACTTCCACGAGATGGGAATGCATCATTAGATTTGGCTATTGCTGTCAGTCTTTACTTCAAAGGGAAAAAAGCCGAAGGGATCGCATTAGGAACATTAGCCCTTCAAAAACGCAATGATTTGGCTGATTTTAACAAAATTAAGTCTTTAGGTTGGGGCGATCGCCTTTTATTAGACACCCAAAAGTTTTTTCAAGATCCTAAAATGCAAGCTGCGATCGCAAAAATAAAGAACCCTGTTTAG